The nucleotide sequence TCGCGGTGCTCCCCATGCAGGATGTGCTCGGTCTCCGCAGCGAAGGCCGGGTCAATACGCCGGGGACGGTCGGCGCCCCCAACTGGGGCTGGCGCTTCCAGCCAGAGCAACTCACACATGAGGCGGTGGAGCGACTGCGGGAGCTGACGGCGGTGTATGGGAGGGTGGTGGCCAGCGCCCTGTCAGCCCGCTGATAATCGGTTACAGAATGGCTTCCCAGGGATTCAATAGGGGCACATCCGTCATGGAAAAGTCGGCCGTATTTCGTGTGACAAGGGTGCAGCGGTGCTGTAGTGCGATTGCGGCGATGAGTGAATCGATAGCGGGTAAGGTGCGCCCTTCGACGGATAGGCGGCCGACCAGCTCGCCCCATGTGATGCTTGACTGGATGTCCAGCAGGAGTATCCGCGATTGGAAGCGATACAGCAGATCGTCAAAAAGCCACAATTCGAGCTGGCGCTTGCGTTCAGAATCGGCCAACCGGGCGATGCCTTTCTGTAGTTCCCCTAGTGTGATGACGCTCAGGTAAATGCTGTTCGGTTCCTGGGAGTCGAGCCACTCCAGCACACGTCTTTCAGGATTTCTTGTGACAAGCTCTGAAATGACGTTTGTATCCAGAAGATATTTCATAGCTCCAATACATCCCGTAGCGGACTCGAGTCTCTGGACAGATCGATGTCCAAACCGACGAGCGGAGACGTACGAAAGAACTCCGTCAGGCTCGTTTGCGACGCCTGAAGCCGGCGATACTCCGCATACGACAGCACCACCACGGCCTGAATGCCTCGCCGCGTGATAATTTGAGGCCCTTCGT is from Rhodothermales bacterium and encodes:
- a CDS encoding 4-alpha-glucanotransferase, whose protein sequence is AVLPMQDVLGLRSEGRVNTPGTVGAPNWGWRFQPEQLTHEAVERLRELTAVYGRVVASALSAR
- a CDS encoding type II toxin-antitoxin system VapC family toxin, whose amino-acid sequence is MKYLLDTNVISELVTRNPERRVLEWLDSQEPNSIYLSVITLGELQKGIARLADSERKRQLELWLFDDLLYRFQSRILLLDIQSSITWGELVGRLSVEGRTLPAIDSLIAAIALQHRCTLVTRNTADFSMTDVPLLNPWEAIL
- a CDS encoding type II toxin-antitoxin system Phd/YefM family antitoxin produces the protein MSNEWQLQEAKNRLSEVVEDALNEGPQIITRRGIQAVVVLSYAEYRRLQASQTSLTEFFRTSPLVGLDIDLSRDSSPLRDVLEL